The Apis mellifera strain DH4 linkage group LG8, Amel_HAv3.1, whole genome shotgun sequence genome contains a region encoding:
- the LOC411435 gene encoding coiled-coil domain-containing protein 50, with protein sequence MAKSVLSSDTLPKAGRVNEVCREWLVHEDGALAYRLQDEEIREHYSSNKMRNAQVREDLPRAKVEQELETLKYQSYIQQQEERDALVAKQIALSLEREERQRERELQEQMRLQLRLDDEAAQLEIERHIQEEKDEELARKLQQEEEESAISNHDDPVNEQLLLDQKIAMEAQDAELARMLQEKERAKIRKARQKARQRKLERQQLQELEEQNLTEKPQRPDRLELKNVQSKTRIQQSLNYPPYPDPEEIQTLDDSIENIREVQNVAAIIDPTYNGNIHKNTSSSSSSTVSPTYALPTPPQELMNDDVPCYMPIQGQRRNQMQSPSQTHEEKHKRRVKDGCKQQ encoded by the exons ATGGCAAAATCTGTATTGAGTTCTGACACATTGCCAAAAGCAGGTCGGGTAAATGAag TATGTCGTGAATGGCTGGTGCATGAGGATGGAGCTCTCGCATATCGTTTACAGGATGAAGAAA TTAGAGAACATTACTCTAGCAACAAAATGCGTAATGCACAAGTCAGAGAAGATTTACCAAGAGCTAAAGTTGAACAAGAATTGGAAACTCTCAAATATCAATCCTACATTCAGCAGCA agaagaaagagatgcACTTGTTGCAAAACAGATTGCATTATCTTTAGAACGTGAAGAAAGACAACGAGAACGAGAATTACAAGAACAAATGAGACTGCAATTGAGGTTGGATGACGAAGCTGCACAGCTTGAAATTGAACGACATATTCAAGAAGAGAAAGATGAg gaatTAGCAAGAAAATTGcagcaagaagaagaagaaagtgcTATAAGTAACCATGATGATCCTGTTAATgagcaattattattagatcaaAAAATTGCAATGGAAGCACAGGATGCTGAACTAGCACGAATGCTTCAAGAAAAAGAACgtgcaaaaataagaaaagctAGACAAAAAGCTAGACAAAGAAAATTGGAACGTCAACAACTTCAAGAATTAGAAGAGCAAAATCTCACAGAGAAACCTCAACGACCTGATAGATTAGAATTGAAGAATGTGCAAAGTAAGACTAGAATACAACAGTCTTTAAATTATCCTCCATATCCTGATCCTGAAGAAATACAAACACTAGAtgattcaattgaaaatataagagaAGTGCAAAATGTGGCTGCAATTATTGATCCTACATATAAtggaaatatacataaaaatacttCAAGTAGTTCAAGCAGTACAGTAAGTCCTACATATGCATTGCCTACACCACCACAGGAGCTTATGAATGATGATGTTCCATGTTACATGCCCATCCAAGGACAACGAAGAAATCAAATGCAATCTCCGTCCCAAACTCATGAAGAAAAGCATAAACGTCGAGTGAAAGATGGTTGCAAACAACAATAG